Proteins from one Coregonus clupeaformis isolate EN_2021a chromosome 25, ASM2061545v1, whole genome shotgun sequence genomic window:
- the LOC121539308 gene encoding kinectin isoform X1: MALDIYDSQYLVILAPSLVIALIFLFFWLFMKETSYDEVLARQKRDLKLPPSKPDTRKKNDKKKSKKKESSSGGGGGGGGGGESEEDLRDFDVADAVSSSTAEEEEPTPVAPPTPVPAPVATPAEAPAGLRERKKKEKKAAKAAAAPPAEEPEVNGTKQAGRKAESPAPVAKPSPPSPQPDPQPQPPCQAQTPSQPSGKKKKEKKQKTESVEEEMKVEKAPAPVKKEAPVPMETKAQDSAAPLATTTTSGKKKNSAKKQKTEHVDDVQADSAASANHNDDAPSKGSGKKQKNEANKENSELKLKELLVSLGSLALSQAEAVSVVTVLKEKNPSALDAWQKSAAKADPSSLERERLLTTLQEEASIAKDKVQQLSKELQQEKQKTVRAEAVLRDQRGAIEKELNVVQAKAQGELQGMQMKFQKLREQLEGQIARLQQENAILRDAVSSATNQMENKQSSELNQLRSEYSGLMKELAENNNKLQQEEHQRKSLEVNYKQNVSQLEAQLQDAKRGWEELQNYLHNVNAEREKLHAAKEELQSQLLAVETEMSNKNKEIQTLHSSLTDTIVSKDQVEQKVMQLLEVSQHSLAEDSVQVQDLLSEKCGLKAQIETLQAQLSSQATTVSHFEELQKLLAEKELQRKSLEDSLNTERSSGAIRENNMQAMHNENMALKADLQNQISEQTVSQLALDQFQKSVQEREEKIKTVEDLLKMGMIEVANKEEELKTVREEKNALKREMEALMLQTTEQTSSDLIVEGLQSKIQEKDEQIKSMEESLQAAQASGSSNGMTIESLEQQVAGLQADMEQLRQKQAEDTTSARDQLLELQTQLAAKDQEIQTLQSELETRAKEVSDKVQELQQRQQTHTEAPSPELLTALAEKEKQVSDLQGELAKLRESLELHRNKNNELRVKNWSAMEALAATESMLQGKLSKALKENQTALEIAQAECRDVLHRLLPNVPLPTEQNHQEWLQRFETAVREAPAAEPNPAPEAAPEPAPEGSEDTKVLAEKLKESEEAQKVLQKDCETYKKVLAETEGILQRLQSSVEKEESRWKVKLDLSQTELKEMSEKVAALEQEVDRLSDSGELDNLIKDKQHLESELEKAERESATYVTEVRELKDLLTELQSKLDGSYKEAVRQNEELNLLKTQLTETLSKLETEECERQKVAGDLYKAQQSLDLIQEELFKETGQGDLIENSNLSSHEEIDRKEKKTAGLNQTVRELQQLLQAVNRQLTKRQEAESDKDSPEA, from the exons ATGGCGCTGGACATCTATGACTCTCAGTACCTGGTGATCCTGGCCCCCTCCCTGGTTATCGccctcatcttcctcttcttctgGCTCTTTATGAAGGAGACCTCTTATGACGAGGTGCTAGCCAGGCAGAAACGAGATCTCAAGCTGCCACCCTCCAAACCAGACACCCGCAAGAAGAACGACAAGAAAAAGAGCAAGAAGAAGGAGAGCAGTAGCGGAGGAGGtggcggaggagggggaggaggagagtctGAGGAAGACCTGCGGGACTTCGACGTGGCTGACGCAGTGAGCAGCTCCACCGCTGAGGAGGAGGAGCCTACCCCTGTGGCGCCACCCACCCCGGTTCCTGCCCCTGTGGCAACGCCAGCCGAGGCCCCTGCAGGGttgagggagaggaagaagaaggagaagaaagccGCCAAAGCTGCAGCCGCTCCCCCTGCCGAGGAACCTGAGGTGAACGGCACCAAGCAAGCTGGCCGCAAAGCAGAGTCCCCTGCCCCAGTGGCTAAACCCAGTCCCCCCTCACCCCAGCCTgacccccagcctcagcccccatGCCAGGCCCAGACCCCATCCCAGCCCTCTggcaagaagaagaaggagaagaagcagAAGACAGAGTCTG TGGAGGAAGAGATGAAGGTGGAGAAGGCTCCAGCTCCAGTCAAAAAGGAGGCTCCGGTGCCGATGGAAACCAAAGCCCAAGATAGTGCTGCCCCCCTAGCCACCACCACAACCAGTGGCAAGAAAAAGAACTCTGCCAAGAAGCAGAAGACTGAGCATG TGGATGATGTCCAGGCTGACTCTGCGGCTTCTGCCAACCACAATGATGATGCGCCCTCCAAGGGGAGTGGCAAGAAACAGAAGAACGAGGCCAACAAAG AGAACTCTGAGTTGAAGCTGAAGGAGCTGCTGGTGAGCCTGGGTAGTCTGGCCTTGTCACAGGCAGAGGCTGTGAGTGTGGTCACTGTGCTAAAAGAGAAGAACCCCTCTGCCCTAGACGCCTGGCAGAAGTCTGCAGCTAAGGCTGACCCCTcatccctggagagagagaggctcctcACCACTCTGCAGGAAGAGGCCTCCATCGCCAAGGACAAGGTCCAGCAGCTCAGCAAG GAGCTGCAGCAGGAGAAGCAGAAGACTGTTAGAgcggaggctgttctgagggaccAGCGTGGGGCAATTGAGAAGGAGCTGAACGTCGTGCAGGCTAAAGCCCAGGGAGAGCTCCAGGGCATGCAGATGAAG TTCCAGAAGCTGAGGGAGCAGCTGGAGGGTCAGATCGCCAGGCTGCAGCAGGAGAACGCCATCCTGAGAGACGCAGTCAGCTCTGCCACCAACCAGATGGAGAACAA GCAGTCATCGGAGCTGAACCAGCTGCGCTCGgagtactctggtctgatgaaagagcTGGCGGAGAACAACAACAAGCTGCAGCAGGAGGAGCACCAGAGGAAGTCCCTGGAGGTCAACTACAAGCAGAACGTGTCTCAGCTGGAG GCTCAACTGCAGGACGCTAAGCGCGGCTGGGAGGAGCTCCAGAACTACCTCCACAATGTCAACGCAGAGAGGGAGAAACTTCATGCTGCTAAAGAAG agctGCAGAGCCAGTTGCTGGCGGTGGAGACAGAGATGAGCAACAAGAATAAGGAGATCCAGACGCTGCACAGCAGCCTGACCGACACCATCGTGTCCAAGGACCAGGTGGAGCAAAAGGTGATGCAGCTGCTGGAGGTGTCCCAGCACAGCCTTGCTGAAGACTCAGTGCAGGTCCAG GATCTCCTGAGTGAAAAATGTGGCCTTAAGGCCCAGATTGAGACTCTGCAGGCCCAGTTGAGCTCCCAG GCCACTACTGTCTCCCACTTTGAGGAGCTGCAGAAGCT GCTGGCTGAGAAGGAGCTGCAGAGGAAAAGTCTGGAGGACTCCCTGAATACTGAGAGGAGCAGTGGCGCCATCAGGGAAAATAACATGCAG GCCATGCACAATGAGAACATGGCACTGAAGGCAGATCTCCAGAATCAGATTTCTGAACAG aCTGTTTCTCAGCTGGCCTTGGACCAGTTCCAGAAGAG TGTTCAAGAGCGGGAGGAGAAAATCAAGACTGTGGAGGACCTACTGAAGATGGGAATGATTGAGGTGGCCAATAAGGAGGAGGAATTGAAG actgtaagagaagagaagaatgCTCTGAAACGAGAGATGGAGGCTTTAATGCTTCAGACTACTGAACAG ACATCATCTGATTTGATAGTGGAAGGTCTACAGAGCAA GATCCAAGAGAAAGATGAGCAGATTAAGTCAATGGAGGAGAGCCTACAGGCAGCACAGGCGAGTGGCTCCAGCAATGGGATGACCATTGAG TCTCTGGAGCAGCAGGTGGCGGGGCTGCAGGCTGACATGGAGCAGCTGAGACAGAAGCAGGCTGAGGACACCACCAGTGCCAGAGACCAGCTCCTAGAACTACAGACACA GCTTGCTGCGAAGGACCAGGAGATCCAGACACTACAGAGTGAGTTGGAGACAAGGGCCAAGGAGGTGAGCGACAAGGTGCAGGAACTACAGCAGAGACAG CAGACCCACACAGAGGCACCAAGCCCAGAACTGCTGACAGC GTTGGCAGagaaggagaagcaggtgtctgATCTCCAGGGAGAGCTGGCTAAGCTGAGGGAGTCCCTGGAGCTTCACAGGAATAAGAACAAC GAGCTTCGGGTGAAAAACTGGAGCGCTATGGAGGCTCTGGCAGCCACCGAGTCCATGCTTCAGGGGAAACTCAGCAAGGCCCTCAAG GAGAACCAGACGGCCCTGGAGATAGCCCAGGCAGAGTGTCGAGATGTTCTGCACAGACTGCTACCGAACGTGCCTCTGCCCACTGAACAG AACCACCAGGAGTGGCTGCAGAGGTTTGAGACTGCAGTGAGAGAGGCCCCAGCAGCAGAGCCCAACCCTGCCCCTGAAGCAGCACCTGAACCAGCTCCAGAGGGCTCCGAGGACACCAAG GTATTGGCTGAAAAGCTGAAGGAATCTGAAGAGGCCCAGAAGGTTCTACAGAAAGATTGTGAGACGTACAAGAAAGTGTTGGCTGAGACG GAGGGCATCCTTCAGCGTCTCCAGAGCAGTGTGGAGAAGGAGGAGTCTCGCTGGAAGGTGAAGCTGGATCTGTCACAGACAGAGCTGAAAGAG ATGAGCGAGAAAGTTGCAGCACTGGAGCAGGAGGTAGACAGACTGAGCGACAGCGGGGAGTTGGACAAC TTGATAAAAGACAAGCAGCACCTTGAGTCTGAGCTGGAGAAAGCAGAGCGTGAGAGCGCCACCTATGTGACAGAGGTCAGAGAG CTCAAAGATCTGTTGACTGAACTGCAGAGCAAACTTGATGGCTCTTATAAAGAAGCAGTCAGGCAGAATGAGGAGCTGAATTTG CTGAAGACCCAGCTGACTGAGACTCTGTCCAAACTGGAGACCGAGGAGTGTGAGAGGCAGAAGGTGGCTGGAGATCTCTATAAG GCCCAGCAGTCTCTGGACCTGATCCAGGAGGAGCTCTTCAAAGAGACTGGCCAGGGTGACCTGATAGAGAACAGCAACCTCTCATCACAC GAGGAGATTGACAGGAAGGAGAAAAAGACGGCAGGGCTGAACCAAACTGTGAGGGAACTGCAGCAGCTGCTACAGGCCGTCAACCGGCAACTCACCAAGAGACAGGAGGCG GAATCGGACAAAGACTCGCCTGAAGCATAG
- the LOC121539308 gene encoding kinectin isoform X3 — protein MALDIYDSQYLVILAPSLVIALIFLFFWLFMKETSYDEVLARQKRDLKLPPSKPDTRKKNDKKKSKKKESSSGGGGGGGGGGESEEDLRDFDVADAVSSSTAEEEEPTPVAPPTPVPAPVATPAEAPAGLRERKKKEKKAAKAAAAPPAEEPEVNGTKQAGRKAESPAPVAKPSPPSPQPDPQPQPPCQAQTPSQPSGKKKKEKKQKTESVEEEMKVEKAPAPVKKEAPVPMETKAQDSAAPLATTTTSGKKKNSAKKQKTEHVDDVQADSAASANHNDDAPSKGSGKKQKNEANKENSELKLKELLVSLGSLALSQAEAVSVVTVLKEKNPSALDAWQKSAAKADPSSLERERLLTTLQEEASIAKDKVQQLSKELQQEKQKTVRAEAVLRDQRGAIEKELNVVQAKAQGELQGMQMKFQKLREQLEGQIARLQQENAILRDAVSSATNQMENKQSSELNQLRSEYSGLMKELAENNNKLQQEEHQRKSLEVNYKQNVSQLEAQLQDAKRGWEELQNYLHNVNAEREKLHAAKEELQSQLLAVETEMSNKNKEIQTLHSSLTDTIVSKDQVEQKVMQLLEVSQHSLAEDSVQVQDLLSEKCGLKAQIETLQAQLSSQATTVSHFEELQKLLAEKELQRKSLEDSLNTERSSGAIRENNMQAMHNENMALKADLQNQISEQTVSQLALDQFQKSVQEREEKIKTVEDLLKMGMIEVANKEEELKTVREEKNALKREMEALMLQTTEQTSSDLIVEGLQSKIQEKDEQIKSMEESLQAAQASGSSNGMTIESLEQQVAGLQADMEQLRQKQAEDTTSARDQLLELQTQLAAKDQEIQTLQSELETRAKEVSDKVQELQQRQQTHTEAPSPELLTALAEKEKQVSDLQGELAKLRESLELHRNKNNELRVKNWSAMEALAATESMLQGKLSKALKENQTALEIAQAECRDVLHRLLPNVPLPTEQNHQEWLQRFETAVREAPAAEPNPAPEAAPEPAPEGSEDTKVLAEKLKESEEAQKVLQKDCETYKKVLAETEGILQRLQSSVEKEESRWKVKLDLSQTELKEMSEKVAALEQEVDRLSDSGELDNLIKDKQHLESELEKAERESATYVTEVRELKTQLTETLSKLETEECERQKVAGDLYKAQQSLDLIQEELFKETGQGDLIENSNLSSHEEIDRKEKKTAGLNQTVRELQQLLQAVNRQLTKRQEAESDKDSPEA, from the exons ATGGCGCTGGACATCTATGACTCTCAGTACCTGGTGATCCTGGCCCCCTCCCTGGTTATCGccctcatcttcctcttcttctgGCTCTTTATGAAGGAGACCTCTTATGACGAGGTGCTAGCCAGGCAGAAACGAGATCTCAAGCTGCCACCCTCCAAACCAGACACCCGCAAGAAGAACGACAAGAAAAAGAGCAAGAAGAAGGAGAGCAGTAGCGGAGGAGGtggcggaggagggggaggaggagagtctGAGGAAGACCTGCGGGACTTCGACGTGGCTGACGCAGTGAGCAGCTCCACCGCTGAGGAGGAGGAGCCTACCCCTGTGGCGCCACCCACCCCGGTTCCTGCCCCTGTGGCAACGCCAGCCGAGGCCCCTGCAGGGttgagggagaggaagaagaaggagaagaaagccGCCAAAGCTGCAGCCGCTCCCCCTGCCGAGGAACCTGAGGTGAACGGCACCAAGCAAGCTGGCCGCAAAGCAGAGTCCCCTGCCCCAGTGGCTAAACCCAGTCCCCCCTCACCCCAGCCTgacccccagcctcagcccccatGCCAGGCCCAGACCCCATCCCAGCCCTCTggcaagaagaagaaggagaagaagcagAAGACAGAGTCTG TGGAGGAAGAGATGAAGGTGGAGAAGGCTCCAGCTCCAGTCAAAAAGGAGGCTCCGGTGCCGATGGAAACCAAAGCCCAAGATAGTGCTGCCCCCCTAGCCACCACCACAACCAGTGGCAAGAAAAAGAACTCTGCCAAGAAGCAGAAGACTGAGCATG TGGATGATGTCCAGGCTGACTCTGCGGCTTCTGCCAACCACAATGATGATGCGCCCTCCAAGGGGAGTGGCAAGAAACAGAAGAACGAGGCCAACAAAG AGAACTCTGAGTTGAAGCTGAAGGAGCTGCTGGTGAGCCTGGGTAGTCTGGCCTTGTCACAGGCAGAGGCTGTGAGTGTGGTCACTGTGCTAAAAGAGAAGAACCCCTCTGCCCTAGACGCCTGGCAGAAGTCTGCAGCTAAGGCTGACCCCTcatccctggagagagagaggctcctcACCACTCTGCAGGAAGAGGCCTCCATCGCCAAGGACAAGGTCCAGCAGCTCAGCAAG GAGCTGCAGCAGGAGAAGCAGAAGACTGTTAGAgcggaggctgttctgagggaccAGCGTGGGGCAATTGAGAAGGAGCTGAACGTCGTGCAGGCTAAAGCCCAGGGAGAGCTCCAGGGCATGCAGATGAAG TTCCAGAAGCTGAGGGAGCAGCTGGAGGGTCAGATCGCCAGGCTGCAGCAGGAGAACGCCATCCTGAGAGACGCAGTCAGCTCTGCCACCAACCAGATGGAGAACAA GCAGTCATCGGAGCTGAACCAGCTGCGCTCGgagtactctggtctgatgaaagagcTGGCGGAGAACAACAACAAGCTGCAGCAGGAGGAGCACCAGAGGAAGTCCCTGGAGGTCAACTACAAGCAGAACGTGTCTCAGCTGGAG GCTCAACTGCAGGACGCTAAGCGCGGCTGGGAGGAGCTCCAGAACTACCTCCACAATGTCAACGCAGAGAGGGAGAAACTTCATGCTGCTAAAGAAG agctGCAGAGCCAGTTGCTGGCGGTGGAGACAGAGATGAGCAACAAGAATAAGGAGATCCAGACGCTGCACAGCAGCCTGACCGACACCATCGTGTCCAAGGACCAGGTGGAGCAAAAGGTGATGCAGCTGCTGGAGGTGTCCCAGCACAGCCTTGCTGAAGACTCAGTGCAGGTCCAG GATCTCCTGAGTGAAAAATGTGGCCTTAAGGCCCAGATTGAGACTCTGCAGGCCCAGTTGAGCTCCCAG GCCACTACTGTCTCCCACTTTGAGGAGCTGCAGAAGCT GCTGGCTGAGAAGGAGCTGCAGAGGAAAAGTCTGGAGGACTCCCTGAATACTGAGAGGAGCAGTGGCGCCATCAGGGAAAATAACATGCAG GCCATGCACAATGAGAACATGGCACTGAAGGCAGATCTCCAGAATCAGATTTCTGAACAG aCTGTTTCTCAGCTGGCCTTGGACCAGTTCCAGAAGAG TGTTCAAGAGCGGGAGGAGAAAATCAAGACTGTGGAGGACCTACTGAAGATGGGAATGATTGAGGTGGCCAATAAGGAGGAGGAATTGAAG actgtaagagaagagaagaatgCTCTGAAACGAGAGATGGAGGCTTTAATGCTTCAGACTACTGAACAG ACATCATCTGATTTGATAGTGGAAGGTCTACAGAGCAA GATCCAAGAGAAAGATGAGCAGATTAAGTCAATGGAGGAGAGCCTACAGGCAGCACAGGCGAGTGGCTCCAGCAATGGGATGACCATTGAG TCTCTGGAGCAGCAGGTGGCGGGGCTGCAGGCTGACATGGAGCAGCTGAGACAGAAGCAGGCTGAGGACACCACCAGTGCCAGAGACCAGCTCCTAGAACTACAGACACA GCTTGCTGCGAAGGACCAGGAGATCCAGACACTACAGAGTGAGTTGGAGACAAGGGCCAAGGAGGTGAGCGACAAGGTGCAGGAACTACAGCAGAGACAG CAGACCCACACAGAGGCACCAAGCCCAGAACTGCTGACAGC GTTGGCAGagaaggagaagcaggtgtctgATCTCCAGGGAGAGCTGGCTAAGCTGAGGGAGTCCCTGGAGCTTCACAGGAATAAGAACAAC GAGCTTCGGGTGAAAAACTGGAGCGCTATGGAGGCTCTGGCAGCCACCGAGTCCATGCTTCAGGGGAAACTCAGCAAGGCCCTCAAG GAGAACCAGACGGCCCTGGAGATAGCCCAGGCAGAGTGTCGAGATGTTCTGCACAGACTGCTACCGAACGTGCCTCTGCCCACTGAACAG AACCACCAGGAGTGGCTGCAGAGGTTTGAGACTGCAGTGAGAGAGGCCCCAGCAGCAGAGCCCAACCCTGCCCCTGAAGCAGCACCTGAACCAGCTCCAGAGGGCTCCGAGGACACCAAG GTATTGGCTGAAAAGCTGAAGGAATCTGAAGAGGCCCAGAAGGTTCTACAGAAAGATTGTGAGACGTACAAGAAAGTGTTGGCTGAGACG GAGGGCATCCTTCAGCGTCTCCAGAGCAGTGTGGAGAAGGAGGAGTCTCGCTGGAAGGTGAAGCTGGATCTGTCACAGACAGAGCTGAAAGAG ATGAGCGAGAAAGTTGCAGCACTGGAGCAGGAGGTAGACAGACTGAGCGACAGCGGGGAGTTGGACAAC TTGATAAAAGACAAGCAGCACCTTGAGTCTGAGCTGGAGAAAGCAGAGCGTGAGAGCGCCACCTATGTGACAGAGGTCAGAGAG CTGAAGACCCAGCTGACTGAGACTCTGTCCAAACTGGAGACCGAGGAGTGTGAGAGGCAGAAGGTGGCTGGAGATCTCTATAAG GCCCAGCAGTCTCTGGACCTGATCCAGGAGGAGCTCTTCAAAGAGACTGGCCAGGGTGACCTGATAGAGAACAGCAACCTCTCATCACAC GAGGAGATTGACAGGAAGGAGAAAAAGACGGCAGGGCTGAACCAAACTGTGAGGGAACTGCAGCAGCTGCTACAGGCCGTCAACCGGCAACTCACCAAGAGACAGGAGGCG GAATCGGACAAAGACTCGCCTGAAGCATAG
- the LOC121539308 gene encoding kinectin isoform X5: MALDIYDSQYLVILAPSLVIALIFLFFWLFMKETSYDEVLARQKRDLKLPPSKPDTRKKNDKKKSKKKESSSGGGGGGGGGGESEEDLRDFDVADAVSSSTAEEEEPTPVAPPTPVPAPVATPAEAPAGLRERKKKEKKAAKAAAAPPAEEPEVNGTKQAGRKAESPAPVAKPSPPSPQPDPQPQPPCQAQTPSQPSGKKKKEKKQKTESVEEEMKVEKAPAPVKKEAPVPMETKAQDSAAPLATTTTSGKKKNSAKKQKTEHVDDVQADSAASANHNDDAPSKGSGKKQKNEANKENSELKLKELLVSLGSLALSQAEAVSVVTVLKEKNPSALDAWQKSAAKADPSSLERERLLTTLQEEASIAKDKVQQLSKELQQEKQKTVRAEAVLRDQRGAIEKELNVVQAKAQGELQGMQMKFQKLREQLEGQIARLQQENAILRDAVSSATNQMENKQSSELNQLRSEYSGLMKELAENNNKLQQEEHQRKSLEVNYKQNVSQLEAQLQDAKRGWEELQNYLHNVNAEREKLHAAKEELQSQLLAVETEMSNKNKEIQTLHSSLTDTIVSKDQVEQKVMQLLEVSQHSLAEDSVQVQDLLSEKCGLKAQIETLQAQLSSQATTVSHFEELQKLLAEKELQRKSLEDSLNTERSSGAIRENNMQAMHNENMALKADLQNQISEQTVSQLALDQFQKSVQEREEKIKTVEDLLKMGMIEVANKEEELKTVREEKNALKREMEALMLQTTEQTSSDLIVEGLQSKIQEKDEQIKSMEESLQAAQASGSSNGMTIESLEQQVAGLQADMEQLRQKQAEDTTSARDQLLELQTQLAAKDQEIQTLQSELETRAKEVSDKVQELQQRQQTHTEAPSPELLTALAEKEKQVSDLQGELAKLRESLELHRNKNNELRVKNWSAMEALAATESMLQGKLSKALKENQTALEIAQAECRDVLHRLLPNVPLPTEQNHQEWLQRFETAVREAPAAEPNPAPEAAPEPAPEGSEDTKVLAEKLKESEEAQKVLQKDCETYKKVLAETEGILQRLQSSVEKEESRWKVKLDLSQTELKEMSEKVAALEQEVDRLSDSGELDNLIKDKQHLESELEKAERESATYVTEVRELKDLLTELQSKLDGSYKEAVRQNEELNLLKTQLTETLSKLETEECERQKVAGDLYKAQQSLDLIQEELFKETGQGDLIENSNLSSHESDKDSPEA, from the exons ATGGCGCTGGACATCTATGACTCTCAGTACCTGGTGATCCTGGCCCCCTCCCTGGTTATCGccctcatcttcctcttcttctgGCTCTTTATGAAGGAGACCTCTTATGACGAGGTGCTAGCCAGGCAGAAACGAGATCTCAAGCTGCCACCCTCCAAACCAGACACCCGCAAGAAGAACGACAAGAAAAAGAGCAAGAAGAAGGAGAGCAGTAGCGGAGGAGGtggcggaggagggggaggaggagagtctGAGGAAGACCTGCGGGACTTCGACGTGGCTGACGCAGTGAGCAGCTCCACCGCTGAGGAGGAGGAGCCTACCCCTGTGGCGCCACCCACCCCGGTTCCTGCCCCTGTGGCAACGCCAGCCGAGGCCCCTGCAGGGttgagggagaggaagaagaaggagaagaaagccGCCAAAGCTGCAGCCGCTCCCCCTGCCGAGGAACCTGAGGTGAACGGCACCAAGCAAGCTGGCCGCAAAGCAGAGTCCCCTGCCCCAGTGGCTAAACCCAGTCCCCCCTCACCCCAGCCTgacccccagcctcagcccccatGCCAGGCCCAGACCCCATCCCAGCCCTCTggcaagaagaagaaggagaagaagcagAAGACAGAGTCTG TGGAGGAAGAGATGAAGGTGGAGAAGGCTCCAGCTCCAGTCAAAAAGGAGGCTCCGGTGCCGATGGAAACCAAAGCCCAAGATAGTGCTGCCCCCCTAGCCACCACCACAACCAGTGGCAAGAAAAAGAACTCTGCCAAGAAGCAGAAGACTGAGCATG TGGATGATGTCCAGGCTGACTCTGCGGCTTCTGCCAACCACAATGATGATGCGCCCTCCAAGGGGAGTGGCAAGAAACAGAAGAACGAGGCCAACAAAG AGAACTCTGAGTTGAAGCTGAAGGAGCTGCTGGTGAGCCTGGGTAGTCTGGCCTTGTCACAGGCAGAGGCTGTGAGTGTGGTCACTGTGCTAAAAGAGAAGAACCCCTCTGCCCTAGACGCCTGGCAGAAGTCTGCAGCTAAGGCTGACCCCTcatccctggagagagagaggctcctcACCACTCTGCAGGAAGAGGCCTCCATCGCCAAGGACAAGGTCCAGCAGCTCAGCAAG GAGCTGCAGCAGGAGAAGCAGAAGACTGTTAGAgcggaggctgttctgagggaccAGCGTGGGGCAATTGAGAAGGAGCTGAACGTCGTGCAGGCTAAAGCCCAGGGAGAGCTCCAGGGCATGCAGATGAAG TTCCAGAAGCTGAGGGAGCAGCTGGAGGGTCAGATCGCCAGGCTGCAGCAGGAGAACGCCATCCTGAGAGACGCAGTCAGCTCTGCCACCAACCAGATGGAGAACAA GCAGTCATCGGAGCTGAACCAGCTGCGCTCGgagtactctggtctgatgaaagagcTGGCGGAGAACAACAACAAGCTGCAGCAGGAGGAGCACCAGAGGAAGTCCCTGGAGGTCAACTACAAGCAGAACGTGTCTCAGCTGGAG GCTCAACTGCAGGACGCTAAGCGCGGCTGGGAGGAGCTCCAGAACTACCTCCACAATGTCAACGCAGAGAGGGAGAAACTTCATGCTGCTAAAGAAG agctGCAGAGCCAGTTGCTGGCGGTGGAGACAGAGATGAGCAACAAGAATAAGGAGATCCAGACGCTGCACAGCAGCCTGACCGACACCATCGTGTCCAAGGACCAGGTGGAGCAAAAGGTGATGCAGCTGCTGGAGGTGTCCCAGCACAGCCTTGCTGAAGACTCAGTGCAGGTCCAG GATCTCCTGAGTGAAAAATGTGGCCTTAAGGCCCAGATTGAGACTCTGCAGGCCCAGTTGAGCTCCCAG GCCACTACTGTCTCCCACTTTGAGGAGCTGCAGAAGCT GCTGGCTGAGAAGGAGCTGCAGAGGAAAAGTCTGGAGGACTCCCTGAATACTGAGAGGAGCAGTGGCGCCATCAGGGAAAATAACATGCAG GCCATGCACAATGAGAACATGGCACTGAAGGCAGATCTCCAGAATCAGATTTCTGAACAG aCTGTTTCTCAGCTGGCCTTGGACCAGTTCCAGAAGAG TGTTCAAGAGCGGGAGGAGAAAATCAAGACTGTGGAGGACCTACTGAAGATGGGAATGATTGAGGTGGCCAATAAGGAGGAGGAATTGAAG actgtaagagaagagaagaatgCTCTGAAACGAGAGATGGAGGCTTTAATGCTTCAGACTACTGAACAG ACATCATCTGATTTGATAGTGGAAGGTCTACAGAGCAA GATCCAAGAGAAAGATGAGCAGATTAAGTCAATGGAGGAGAGCCTACAGGCAGCACAGGCGAGTGGCTCCAGCAATGGGATGACCATTGAG TCTCTGGAGCAGCAGGTGGCGGGGCTGCAGGCTGACATGGAGCAGCTGAGACAGAAGCAGGCTGAGGACACCACCAGTGCCAGAGACCAGCTCCTAGAACTACAGACACA GCTTGCTGCGAAGGACCAGGAGATCCAGACACTACAGAGTGAGTTGGAGACAAGGGCCAAGGAGGTGAGCGACAAGGTGCAGGAACTACAGCAGAGACAG CAGACCCACACAGAGGCACCAAGCCCAGAACTGCTGACAGC GTTGGCAGagaaggagaagcaggtgtctgATCTCCAGGGAGAGCTGGCTAAGCTGAGGGAGTCCCTGGAGCTTCACAGGAATAAGAACAAC GAGCTTCGGGTGAAAAACTGGAGCGCTATGGAGGCTCTGGCAGCCACCGAGTCCATGCTTCAGGGGAAACTCAGCAAGGCCCTCAAG GAGAACCAGACGGCCCTGGAGATAGCCCAGGCAGAGTGTCGAGATGTTCTGCACAGACTGCTACCGAACGTGCCTCTGCCCACTGAACAG AACCACCAGGAGTGGCTGCAGAGGTTTGAGACTGCAGTGAGAGAGGCCCCAGCAGCAGAGCCCAACCCTGCCCCTGAAGCAGCACCTGAACCAGCTCCAGAGGGCTCCGAGGACACCAAG GTATTGGCTGAAAAGCTGAAGGAATCTGAAGAGGCCCAGAAGGTTCTACAGAAAGATTGTGAGACGTACAAGAAAGTGTTGGCTGAGACG GAGGGCATCCTTCAGCGTCTCCAGAGCAGTGTGGAGAAGGAGGAGTCTCGCTGGAAGGTGAAGCTGGATCTGTCACAGACAGAGCTGAAAGAG ATGAGCGAGAAAGTTGCAGCACTGGAGCAGGAGGTAGACAGACTGAGCGACAGCGGGGAGTTGGACAAC TTGATAAAAGACAAGCAGCACCTTGAGTCTGAGCTGGAGAAAGCAGAGCGTGAGAGCGCCACCTATGTGACAGAGGTCAGAGAG CTCAAAGATCTGTTGACTGAACTGCAGAGCAAACTTGATGGCTCTTATAAAGAAGCAGTCAGGCAGAATGAGGAGCTGAATTTG CTGAAGACCCAGCTGACTGAGACTCTGTCCAAACTGGAGACCGAGGAGTGTGAGAGGCAGAAGGTGGCTGGAGATCTCTATAAG GCCCAGCAGTCTCTGGACCTGATCCAGGAGGAGCTCTTCAAAGAGACTGGCCAGGGTGACCTGATAGAGAACAGCAACCTCTCATCACAC GAATCGGACAAAGACTCGCCTGAAGCATAG